A window from Cryptomeria japonica chromosome 1, Sugi_1.0, whole genome shotgun sequence encodes these proteins:
- the LOC131059782 gene encoding protein ASPARTIC PROTEASE IN GUARD CELL 1: MACKIRSLSFLVLYLVLLSAAVEAARELKGRSVLNVRAALAVARGEAAEKKFVTREDETLAALSLPLVHRDTVLSTNASFEQRLKQRLQRDAARVAAISARVELAVNGLSTSDLKPQGTATEVASLADFSSPVVSGVSQGSGEYFTRVGVGSPAKEQLVVLDTGSDIVWIQCEPCSDCYSQSDPIFNPAMSSTYNGLKCDANQCQKLDVSGCSRSGTCIYQVNYGDGSYTIGSFATDTITLGKTPVQNVAIGCGHDNEGLFVGAAGLLGLGGGSLSFPSQLPDSDAKIFSYCLVDRDSGSSSTLQFGREAVPRGAVIAPLLKNSRMDTFYYVSLSGISVGGNMLSIPQSVFQLDTSGNGGIIVDSGTAVTRLQTKAYDAMRDAFVAGTKDLPSASGVSLFDTCYDLSNRDSVSVPTVAFHFPSGGSLSLPPKNYLVPVDTAGTFCFAFAPVSSSLSIIGNIQQQGIRVSYDPANNQVGFAVNKC, from the coding sequence ATGGCTTGCAAGATCCGATCTTTGAGCTTTCTGGTCCTGTACCTGGTTCTGCTTTCGGCTGCCGTAGAGGCGGCGAGAGAATTGAAGGGGCGAAGTGTTTTAAATGTGCGCGCTGCTTTGGCCGTTGCGAGAGGAGAAGCGGCGGAGAAGAAATTTGTAACCCGAGAAGATGAAACCCTAGCTGCGCTCTCTCTGCCGCTGGTGCACAGAGACACTGTTCTGTCAACAAATGCGAGCTTTGAACAACGCCTGAAGCAGCGCCTGCAGCGCGACGCGGCGCGCGTGGCCGCCATTAGCGCTCGCGTGGAGCTCGCCGTAAATGGACTGAGCACATCGGACCTGAAACCCCAGGGGACCGCCACGGAAGTGGCTTCTCTGGCGGACTTCTCGAGTCCTGTGGTTTCCGGCGTTTCTCAAGGAAGCGGCGAGTATTTTACTCGCGTCGGCGTCGGAAGTCCGGCAAAGGAACAGCTTGTAGTCCTGGACACCGGCTCCGACATTGTCTGGATCCAGTGTGAGCCATGCAGTGACTGCTACAGTCAGTCAGACCCTATCTTTAACCCTGCCATGTCCTCCACCTACAACGGCCTCAAATGCGACGCGAACCAGTGCCAGAAGCTCGATGTCTCAGGTTGCAGCCGCAGTGGAACGTGCATTTACCAGGTAAACTATGGCGACGGCTCGTATACGATCGGAAGCTTTGCTACAGACACCATAACCCTAGGCAAAACCCCTGTGCAGAACGTTGCCATAGGGTGTGGCCACGATAATGAAGGGCTCTTTGTCGGTGCCGCAGGATTGCTCGGCCTCGGCGGTGGTTCTCTGTCATTTCCGTCTCAATTGCCGGATTCCGACGCCAAAATCTTTTCTTACTGTCTCGTCGACCGAGATTCCGGTTCTTCCAGTACGCTACAGTTTGGCAGGGAAGCGGTTCCACGGGGAGCGGTTATCGCACCTTTGCTGAAAAACAGCCGTATGGACACTTTCTACTACGTTTCACTTTCCGGCATCAGCGTCGGCGGGAACATGCTCTCAATACCACAGTCGGTTTTCCAGCTGGATACTTCCGGCAACGGCGGTATTATTGTGGATTCCGGCACCGCCGTTACCAGGCTCCAGACCAAGGCCTACGATGCTATGCGTGACGCCTTTGTCGCAGGGACCAAGGATTTGCCGTCAGCTAGCGGAGTTTCGCTCTTCGATACCTGTTACGATCTTTCCAACAGAGATTCCGTCAGCGTGCCTACCGTTGCATTTCATTTTCCGAGCGGCGGCAGTCTGTCTCTACCGCCGAAAAATTATCTTGTTCCGGTAGACACGGCCGGAACATTCTGTTTCGCCTTCGCGCCGGTGTCGTCGAGTCTGTCAATTATCGGGAATATTCAGCAGCAGGGGATTAGGGTTTCGTATGACCCTGCTAATAACCAGGTGGGATTTGCCGTCAATAAGTGCTAG